In Anomalospiza imberbis isolate Cuckoo-Finch-1a 21T00152 unplaced genomic scaffold, ASM3175350v1 scaffold_105, whole genome shotgun sequence, the following are encoded in one genomic region:
- the MED11 gene encoding mediator of RNA polymerase II transcription subunit 11 encodes MAGFGVANERLRALEELEREIGASLQSAGLVILELSKEKPQERHLDRQAAQFGAAVAKVEAELSAQIRYLTQVATGQPHEGSSYAARKSCQLALNRLDYARRRLAELARACELMLEQ; translated from the exons ATGGCGGGGTTCGGGGTGGCGAACGAGCGGCTGCGGgcgctggaggagctggagcgcGAAATCGGCGCCTCCCTGCAAAGCGCGG gttTGGTGATCCTGGAGCTGTCCAAGGAGAAGCCCCAGGAGCGACACCTGGACCGCCAGGCCGCCCAGTTCGGCGCCGCCGTGGCCAAGGTGGAGGCGGAGCTCTCGGCCCAGATCCGCTACCTGACCCAG GTGGCCACAGGCCAGCCCCACGAGGGCTCGAGCTATGCGGCGCGCAAGAGCTGCCAGCTGGCGCTGAACCGGCTGGACTACGCCCGGCGGCGCCTGGCCGAGCTGGCCCGCGCCTGCGAGCTCATGCTGGAGCAGTga
- the LOC137465732 gene encoding claudin-7-like: MAHGGLQALGLALAGAGWAALLVATALPQWEVSSFAGDSIITAVATAQGLWMSCASSSTGQLQCRTHASLLALPAHLQATRALMVVAGVLGPLALGAAVAGMKCTRCGGDDPRKKAAVAGAGGAMFMLAGLLALVACSWYGHRIATSFYDASVPVNYK; the protein is encoded by the exons ATGGCGCACGGGGGGCTGCAGGCGCTGGGGCTGGCGCTGGCCGGGGCCGGCTGGGCCGCGCTGCTGGTGGCCACGGCGCTGCCGCAGTGGGAGGTGTCGTCGTTCGCGGGGGACAGCATCATCACGGCCGTGGCGACCGCGCAGGGGCTGTGGATGAGCTgcgccagcagcagcaccgggCAGCTGCAGTGCAGGACACACGcgtccctgctggccctgccag CTCACCTGCAGGCCacccgggcgctcatggtggTCGCGGGGGTCCTGGGCCCGCTGGCGCTGGGCGCGGCCGTGGCGGGGATGAAGTGCACGCGCTGCGGGGGCGACGACCCCCGCAAGAAAGCCGCGGTGGCCGGCGCGGGGGGGGCCATGTTCATGCTCGCAG ggctgctggcgCTCGTCGCCTGCTCCTGGTACGGCCACAGGATCGCCACCAGCTTCTACGACGCCTCGGTGCCCGTCAACTACAAGTGA